The Triticum aestivum cultivar Chinese Spring chromosome 3A, IWGSC CS RefSeq v2.1, whole genome shotgun sequence genome includes a region encoding these proteins:
- the LOC123060521 gene encoding cytochrome P450 734A6 yields MMGWWWIAAAAAAALAYVAAKLMEVLWWRPRRVEEHFARQGIRGPPYRFFIGCVREMVALMVAASAKPMPPPYRSHNVLPRVLAFYHHWKKIYGSTFLIWFGPTPRLAVADPDLIREILLSRAEHFDRYESHPMVRQLEGEGLVSLRGEKWAHHRRVLAPTFHMENLKMLLPFIGKTVVDMAEKWVTMADPASGEVEIDVSEWFQIVTEDAITRTAFGRSYEDGKAVFKLQTQLMAFASEAFRKVFIPGYRFLPTKKNTSSWKLDKEIRKNLVTLIGRRQEATDDERLQGCAKDLLGLMINASSNGGRRGQPVSPITVNDIVEECKTFFFAGKQTTSNLLTWTTVVLAMHPEWQERARHEVLEVCGAHDIPCREQLAKLKTLGMILNETLRLYPPAVATVRRAKSDVVLGGYHIPRDTELLIPIMAVHHDARLWGPDATQFNPARFADGVARAAKHPTAFIPFGLGARMCIGQNLALLEAKLTVAIILQRFEFRLSPKYVHAPTVLMLLHPQYGAPVIFRSRPSSQTPDHRL; encoded by the exons ATGATGGGCTGGTGGtggatcgcggcggcggcggcggcggcgctggcgtacGTGGCGGCCAAGCTGATGGAGGTGCTGTGGTGGCGGCCGCGGCGCGTGGAGGAGCACTTCGCGCGGCAGGGGATCAGGGGCCCGCCCTACCGCTTCTTCATCGGGTGCGTCCGGGAGATGGTGGCGCTCATGGTGGCCGCCTCCGCCAAGCCAATGCCGCCACCCTACCGCTCCCACAACGTCCTCCCCCGCGTCCTCGCCTTCTACCACCACTGGAAGAAAATCTACG GCTCCACGTTCCTCATATGGTTCGGCCCGACGCCGCGGCTCGCCGTCGCCGACCCCGACCTCATCCGGGAGATCCTCCTCTCGCGCGCCGAGCACTTCGACCGCTACGAGTCGCACCCCATGGTGCGGCAGCTCGAGGGGGAGGGGCTCGTCAGCCTGCGCGGCGAGAAGTGGGCGCACCACCGCAGGGTGCTCGCGCCCACCTTCCACATGGAGAACCTCAAG ATGCTGCTGCCGTTCATCGGGAAGACGGTGGTGGACATGGCGGAGAAGTGGGTCACCATGGCCGACCCCGCGTCCGGCGAGGTCGAGATCGACGTGTCCGAGTGGTTCCAGATCGTGACAGAGGACGCCATCACGCGCACGGCCTTCGGCCGGAGCTACGAGGACGGCAAGGCAGTCTTCAAGCTGCAGACGCAGCTCATGGCCTTCGCCTCCGAGGCATTCCGCAAGGTCTTCATCCCTGGATACAG GTTCTTGCCGACCAAGAAGAACACGAGCTCGTGGAAACTGGACAAGGAGATCAGGAAGAACCTGGTGACGCTCATCGGCCGGCGGCAGGAGGCTACCGACGACGAGAGGCTCCAAGGGTGCGCCAAGGACCTCCTCGGCCTCATGATCAACGCCAGCAGCAACGGCGGCAGGAGAGGGCAGCCGGTCAGCCCCATCACCGTGAACGACATCGTGGAGGAGTGCAAGACGTTCTTCTTCGCCGGCAAGCAGACGACGTCCAACCTCCTGACATGGACCACCGTGGTGCTCGCCATGCACCCGGAGTGGCAGGAGCGTGCCCGGCATGAGGTCCTCGAAGTCTGCGGCGCGCACGACATCCCCTGCCGCGAGCAGCTCGCCAAGCTCAAGACT CTCGGCATGATCCTGAACGAGACGCTGCGGCTGTACCCTCCGGCGGTGGCGACGGTGCGGCGGGCCAAGTCCGACGTGGTGCTCGGCGGCTATCACATCCCACGCGACACAGAGCTGCTGATCCCCATCATGGCCGTGCACCACGACGCGCGGCTGTGGGGGCCGGACGCGACCCAGTTCAACCCGGCGCGGTTCGCGGACGGCGTGGCGCGGGCGGCCAAGCACCCGACGGCCTTCATACCCTTCGGGCTGGGCGCGCGGATGTGCATCGGCCAGAACCTGGCGCTCCTGGAGGCCAAGCTCACGGTGGCCATCATCCTCCAGCGGTTCGAGTTCCGGCTGTCGCCCAAGTACGTCCACGCGCCGACGGTCCTGATGCTCCTCCACCCGCAGTACGGCGCGCCCGTGATCTTCCGATCCCGCCCATCATCCCAGACGCCAGATCATCGCCTGTGA